A window of Paenibacillus sp. 19GGS1-52 contains these coding sequences:
- a CDS encoding ribonuclease J — protein sequence MQMSGERLWIAALGGVNEIGKNMYILQYADDIIVIDCGSKFPDESLLGIDLIIPDVTYLLNNIDKVRALVVTHGHEDHIGGIPYLLKQLNIPIYASRLTLGLIENKLKEHGILRQTSLHCINAESSLKLGAISITFFSTNHSIPDCLGIVFDTPEGTVVHTGDFKFDMSPVNKQYPDIHKMANIGQKGVKFLLSESTNAERPGFTPSEKLVGAHMDDAFHKAERRIFVSTFASNVNRVQQIVDSASQTGRKLTLLGRSMVNVVRIAAELGYLDIPEGMLVEPADAAKLAPEKLAVLCTGSQGEPMAALSRLANSSHRLMEIGAGDTVLIAANPIPGNERNVSRIVDNLYILGARVIYGSRSELHVSGHGSQEELKLMLTLMKPEYFIPIHGEYRMLHHHSLLAEDVGVNPDHIFILKNGEIVESSAGVVRQSGRVTAGQILVDGLGIGDIGNVVLRDRRQLSADGILITVITISQSDGRILNDPDTISRGFVYVRNSDKLMEEINQLVAATLQKMSKADLGQWNIMKQTIKDTLGKFLYERTKRRPMILPIIIEV from the coding sequence ATGCAGATGTCTGGAGAGCGGCTATGGATTGCAGCATTGGGCGGCGTTAATGAAATTGGTAAGAATATGTATATCCTGCAATATGCCGATGATATTATAGTCATTGATTGCGGCTCTAAATTTCCGGATGAGAGTCTATTAGGTATCGACCTGATTATTCCTGATGTCACTTATTTACTAAACAATATTGACAAGGTAAGAGCTTTAGTTGTCACGCACGGCCACGAGGACCACATTGGAGGCATTCCTTACCTGCTGAAACAGTTGAACATCCCAATCTATGCCTCCCGTTTGACGTTAGGACTCATCGAGAACAAGCTGAAGGAACACGGGATTCTACGCCAGACTAGCTTGCATTGCATTAATGCGGAATCGAGTTTAAAGCTAGGGGCTATTTCCATAACTTTCTTCAGTACAAATCACAGTATACCGGATTGCCTCGGAATCGTATTCGATACACCTGAAGGCACCGTTGTCCATACGGGAGATTTCAAATTTGATATGTCCCCGGTCAACAAACAATATCCAGATATACATAAAATGGCTAACATCGGCCAAAAAGGCGTAAAGTTTCTGCTCTCTGAGAGCACAAATGCCGAACGCCCTGGCTTCACACCTTCCGAGAAACTCGTTGGCGCTCATATGGATGATGCTTTCCATAAAGCCGAGCGCAGAATATTTGTCTCTACCTTTGCCTCAAATGTGAATCGAGTTCAGCAAATTGTTGATTCTGCCAGCCAAACCGGACGTAAGCTTACCTTGCTCGGCAGAAGTATGGTTAACGTGGTAAGAATTGCTGCAGAGTTAGGATATCTGGACATACCCGAAGGCATGCTGGTAGAGCCAGCAGATGCGGCCAAGCTGGCTCCAGAAAAGTTGGCAGTGCTCTGCACAGGAAGTCAAGGCGAACCTATGGCAGCCTTATCCCGCTTGGCTAACTCAAGCCATAGACTAATGGAGATTGGGGCGGGGGACACCGTCTTAATCGCAGCTAATCCGATTCCGGGCAATGAACGCAATGTATCCCGGATTGTAGACAATTTGTACATCCTTGGTGCACGCGTCATTTATGGTTCCCGCAGTGAACTGCATGTCTCGGGGCACGGCAGCCAAGAGGAATTAAAGCTAATGCTGACCTTGATGAAACCTGAATATTTCATTCCGATCCATGGAGAATACCGCATGCTTCATCACCACAGCTTGCTGGCGGAAGACGTTGGGGTCAATCCTGATCATATCTTCATCTTGAAGAACGGGGAGATTGTCGAGTCTAGCGCAGGCGTTGTCCGCCAGTCGGGGCGGGTAACCGCCGGTCAGATTCTTGTGGATGGTCTCGGGATCGGCGATATTGGCAATGTCGTGCTGCGCGATCGGCGTCAATTGTCAGCAGACGGGATCCTGATCACTGTGATCACAATAAGCCAAAGTGATGGTCGAATTCTAAACGATCCGGATACGATCTCCAGAGGTTTCGTTTATGTCCGGAATTCAGACAAGCTGATGGAAGAAATCAATCAGCTTGTCGCCGCAACCCTGCAAAAAATGAGTAAAGCTGATCTTGGTCAATGGAATATCATGAAACAAACGATCAAGGATACCTTGGGGAAATTCCTGTACGAGAGAACGAAGCGGCGGCCGATGATTCTTCCCATCATCATTGAGGTTTAG
- a CDS encoding HD-GYP domain-containing protein has protein sequence MRISLAELKIGDVLGGDVYNLSGLHLLPTDKIISEEDRGKLLKHNIDYIEIKKEKISGSKYRMRTLYPKHLQIYKNAIQGVRDLFQSVRTEGIISKDFVKERYSELLLQFQDEQDLLSFLLHLNRKDEYTYEHCVQVGIFSYFIATWLGLDKEEAILIGETGYLHDIGKGKVDNAILLKPDRLSNDEFTEMKKHTTYGYEILQESLGDNNIFAIVALEHHERLNGSGYPLQKICDDIHFYSKIVAVADIFDAMTSNRIYQEKKNLLYVLRELHRMSFGELDAAITHTFIKNLLPHLIGKKVALNNGQTGIIVMTNLLDFFRPLIQLDDEFLDLSVHTYIDIVSILMD, from the coding sequence ATGCGAATCTCTTTGGCTGAACTTAAAATCGGAGATGTATTGGGTGGTGATGTCTATAATTTATCTGGGTTGCATCTTTTACCTACTGATAAGATTATTAGTGAAGAAGATAGAGGGAAATTGTTGAAGCACAATATTGACTATATCGAAATAAAAAAAGAAAAAATCTCTGGTTCCAAATATCGCATGCGAACCTTATACCCTAAGCATTTGCAGATCTATAAAAATGCTATTCAGGGCGTTAGGGATTTATTTCAGTCCGTTCGGACGGAGGGCATCATCTCTAAAGATTTTGTAAAGGAAAGGTATTCAGAGTTATTATTGCAATTTCAGGATGAACAGGATCTTCTCTCTTTCTTACTGCACTTGAACAGAAAAGATGAATATACCTATGAACATTGTGTTCAGGTCGGAATTTTCTCCTACTTTATTGCCACTTGGCTGGGCTTAGATAAGGAAGAAGCAATCCTGATTGGAGAAACCGGATATCTTCATGATATCGGAAAAGGTAAAGTCGATAATGCTATTCTCCTAAAACCGGATAGACTATCAAATGATGAATTCACTGAAATGAAAAAACACACTACATACGGATATGAGATCCTGCAAGAATCACTTGGGGACAATAACATTTTTGCCATTGTTGCCCTAGAACATCACGAACGACTTAATGGTTCCGGCTATCCTTTGCAAAAAATCTGCGATGATATCCACTTCTATTCTAAAATAGTAGCCGTAGCTGATATCTTCGATGCCATGACTTCAAACCGCATTTATCAGGAGAAAAAGAATCTCCTGTATGTACTCAGAGAACTTCATCGGATGAGCTTTGGTGAATTGGACGCTGCCATCACTCATACCTTTATCAAGAATCTACTGCCTCATTTAATCGGGAAAAAGGTGGCGCTAAACAACGGACAGACAGGAATCATTGTCATGACAAATCTCCTGGATTTCTTTAGACCCTTGATTCAACTGGATGATGAATTCCTTGACCTATCTGTTCATACCTATATTGATATTGTTTCAATCCTTATGGATTAA
- the ybaK gene encoding Cys-tRNA(Pro) deacylase, giving the protein MQVTKTNAMRILDAKKIEYEVLIYDNEDGNIHGTAVAEKVGRPPEVVFKTLVSHSGPNLYVFVIPVAEELDLKKAAKAAGEKKIEMLPVKELQKWTGYIRGGCSPVGMKKLYPTYIDNSAAVLDKMAVSAGKIGMQMELAPSQLVGIVAAEFCELVRSL; this is encoded by the coding sequence ATGCAAGTTACCAAAACGAATGCCATGCGAATATTAGATGCCAAGAAGATAGAGTATGAAGTCCTGATCTATGACAATGAAGACGGGAATATCCATGGAACTGCTGTTGCCGAGAAGGTTGGCCGACCGCCGGAGGTTGTATTTAAGACATTAGTTTCCCATAGCGGTCCCAATCTATATGTGTTTGTAATTCCTGTGGCGGAAGAGCTGGATCTCAAAAAGGCCGCCAAGGCAGCCGGGGAGAAGAAAATAGAGATGCTGCCCGTAAAAGAATTGCAGAAATGGACAGGTTATATCCGTGGCGGTTGTTCGCCAGTCGGCATGAAGAAGCTGTATCCCACTTACATAGACAACAGCGCAGCGGTATTGGACAAAATGGCAGTCAGCGCCGGAAAGATTGGGATGCAAATGGAACTTGCGCCCTCGCAGCTTGTCGGAATTGTGGCGGCG
- a CDS encoding IS5 family transposase (programmed frameshift) produces MKDEEWDRIQDLLPPENTGEGRPSKSNQFMLNGMLWKVKTGAPWRDLPERFGPWKTVYSRFRLWSKDDLFQKVFESLTRDADLQDVSLDSTSCKVHQHAAGAKKGAENAETNQQIGLSRGGRNTKIHAVVDALGNPVRLFLTSGNIHDCKVAIEVLSELTLSGSVVLADKAYGTQNIRTYIESQNATFCIPPKSNATAPWACDFYHYKERHVVECFFNKLKQFRGIATRYDKLSRNFLSFAFLASAMILLY; encoded by the exons ATCAAGGACGAAGAATGGGACCGAATACAAGATCTTTTACCGCCCGAAAATACAGGAGAAGGCAGACCCTCGAAGTCCAATCAATTCATGCTAAATGGAATGCTTTGGAAAGTAAAAACAGGCGCTCCTTGGCGTGATTTGCCTGAACGTTTCGGTCCTTGGAAAACGGTGTATTCCCGATTTCGTTTGTGGAGCAAAGACGACCTATTTCAAAAGGTGTTTGAGTCGTTGACCCGCGATGCGGACTTGCAGGATGTCTCTCTGGACAGCACCTCCTGTAAAGTTCATCAGCACGCAGCGGGGGCTAAAAAGG GGGCCGAAAACGCCGAAACCAACCAGCAAATTGGACTTTCCCGAGGGGGACGCAATACCAAAATCCACGCTGTAGTGGACGCGCTGGGGAATCCGGTTCGTCTGTTTCTAACGTCTGGAAACATCCATGACTGTAAGGTAGCCATTGAAGTCCTCTCTGAGTTAACGTTGTCCGGAAGTGTTGTTTTAGCCGATAAAGCCTACGGAACCCAAAACATTCGAACATATATTGAATCCCAAAACGCAACGTTCTGCATCCCGCCCAAGTCCAATGCGACAGCTCCTTGGGCATGTGATTTTTACCATTATAAAGAACGCCATGTGGTGGAATGTTTTTTCAACAAACTCAAACAATTTCGTGGGATCGCAACTCGCTATGACAAGCTTTCCCGAAATTTTTTGAGCTTTGCCTTTCTGGCTTCTGCGATGATTTTGTTGTATTAG
- a CDS encoding YolD-like family protein, with protein sequence MAKPKVSKRPTRDEFVLEEIGNQLTEAKQEDSEIVLTVWGKEELVRGHIVLMDSRTGKVHISHSEEITKVPFMDIMQVNYPRD encoded by the coding sequence GTGGCAAAACCAAAAGTATCCAAGCGTCCTACCAGAGATGAATTTGTGCTGGAGGAAATAGGCAATCAATTGACCGAAGCAAAACAAGAGGATTCTGAGATTGTATTGACTGTATGGGGAAAAGAAGAGCTGGTACGCGGACACATTGTGTTAATGGACTCGCGCACAGGCAAAGTACACATCAGCCATTCCGAGGAGATCACAAAGGTTCCTTTTATGGATATTATGCAAGTCAATTATCCTAGAGATTAG